The Polyangium aurulentum genomic interval CGGGGTCGAGCTCGGCGGTATCGTGACCCGAGGGTCTTTGCGAGAGGGGATTGCATATGCGACGCGCCGCTGAAGGGCCCATGCCGAGCCTCACCCTCTCCGCCGCCCATGCCCGCCGCTTCCTCGTTCGCCGGCACCTGCTCGCCCCGCCGCGCAGCCTCCCGCCCCGCCCTGAATCGGTCCTCGCGGTCGTCGAGCGCCTCGGCTCGCTCCAGTTCGATCCCCTCGAGATCCCGGGAGCGCGCAATCACGACCTCGTCCTCTTCGCGCGCATCTCCGGCTATCACCGCTCCTTTTGCGACGGCCACCTCTACGCGCCCCGCGGCGAGCGGCGCCTCTTCGAGGCTTACAACAAATCGCTGAACATCCTGCCCGCCGCCGATCTCCCCTATCACCGCGTCTCCTGGGAGCGCGCGGCCGCGCGTTACGAAAAGACCATCCTCGAGAAGAACGCCGAGACCGTCCGCTCCATCTTGCAGCACCTCCAGGAAAAGGGGTCGCTCACCACGGCCGCGGCGAGCAAGCAATTCGGCACCGCCATCGACTGGTGGTGGGCGGCCACGCGCGAGGGTCGGGCCGTGCTCGAGGCGCTCTACGCCTGCGGCGTCGTCGGCATTTCCCGTCGCGACGGCAATCGGCGCACCTACGATCTCATCGAGCGCCTCTTTCCGGCCGAGCTGCTCGCACAGCGCGTCTCGCAAGAGGCCTCGCTGCGCCACCGCCTCCTGTCGCGCTTCCGCGGCGTGGGCCTGCTCGGCTCGGTCCTTTCGGGCGAGCTGGCGTACGGGACCGACAAGGCCGCCCCGCGCGCCGCCGCATTGGCGGGCCTCGTCGCCGACGGCACGCTCGTCCCCGCCGAGGTCGAGGGCGTGCGCGGCCTGCGCTATCTGCTCGCCGACGAGCGGCCCCTGCTCGAGGCCGCGCGCGCGGAGATCAAGGCCCCCAAGGTCAGCTTCCTCGCGCCCCTCGATCCCATTCTGTGGGACCGGCGCCTGCTCCGCTCGCTTTTCGGTTTCGATTACACGTGGGAGGTCTACACCCCCGAGGAGAAGCGGCGCTTCGGCCATTACGTGCTGCCCATTCTCTTCGGCGACCGGCTCGTCGGGCGGATCGAGCCCCGGCTCGAGCGGCGCGAGGGGCGGCTCGATATCGCCGGAATCTGGTTCGAGGAGGGCTTCTCTCCGCTCGAGGAGCGCGCGTTCGTCCCGGCCTTTGCCGAGGCCCTGGAGGCCTATCGCGCTTTCGTCGGCGCCGAGCGGGTGCGCCTGCCCCGAACGCGCTTCGCTGCGGCGGTCCGAGCCAAACGCTGAGCTCGACGCGCCCCGGGCGGCCGCTGCCATTCGAGCGCCGGTCGGGGTGGAGCATTCCAAGACAGACCGTCACGGCCATCCGCACGAAAGCCATACCAACGCTCTCCGGCGTGCCCGCCAGCCGCTTGGCGGTCGCGGGGCGCCACACCATGAAGAGATACGAGGGCCCGAGTTGAAATGCTCGGGCCCGGGCGGCAAAGGGCTGAGCAATGAGCCCGAGAACCGAAAGAGGGGTCGAGAGAACATGGCTGCGAAAGAGAAAAAGGGCTCGATGACGGTCGAGGAGGCGGGTCGCATGGGCGGCGAGAAGGTCCGCGAGGAGCGCGGCTCGGAGTTCTTCTCGGAGATCGGCCAGAAGGGCGGCGAGAAGGTCCGCGAGGAGCGCGGCTCGGAGTTCTTCTCGGAGATCGGCCAGAAGGGCGGTGAGAAGGTCCGCGACGAGCGCGGGACCGAGTTCTACCAGGAGATCGGCCACAAGGGCGGCGAGAAGGTCAAGGAGGAGCGCGGGCCGGAGTTCTTCTCCGAAATCGGCCACAAGGGCGGCCAGCGCGTCAGGGAGCTCATCGAGGAAGGCAAAGCGGCCGAGGGCGGCTCGAACAAGAAGAGCTGACCCCTCGCGCCGGCTGCATGCAGGGAGCCCTCGACGGGACCCCGCGCGCGTCCGGCGCGACGCTTTTTTGTCGCTCGTCCGGACGAACCAACCTCGGCCATTGAAGTTTTCATAGGGCCCGCGCGTCGCCGGCACTGCGACCGCTTGGCACCCGGGGGGGTCCACACCATGAACAGAGGGTGATTGCAGCGGGCGCGGCGCTCGGGTGAGCGGCAGCCGCCTGCATTGAAAGGAGAGGCCATCATGGCAGCGAGCCAGACCAAGAAGGGTTCGATGACGGTGGAGGAGGCGGGCCGCATGGGTGGCGAGAAGGTTCGCGACGAGCGCGGCACCGAGTTCTACCAGGAGATCGGCCACAAGGGCGGGCAGCGCGTGAAGGAGCTCATCGAGGAAGGAAAGCAAGCCGAGGGTGGTGGCTCCAAGAAGCAGGGGTCATAGCGGCGGCTTGCACGCCGGGCGCGGCATCGCTCCCGCATGCGCCCGGCGTTTTATTCACGCTCGACAAACGTCTCCCGAGCGGCCCGCGTTCACGGTTCGCCGTCGTCGATCGTGAGCAGGTAGCTCTCGAGGTCCGAAAGCTCGACGTCGCCGAGGTGGCTCGTCTTGCCGTGCTGATCGGCGGGGTTTCGGTCCCGGAGCACCGCACGCAACGTCGGGGCCGAGCCGTCGTGCAGGTAGGGCGCGCTGCTCCACAAGCCGCGGAGCGTGGGCGTATCGATGCCGGCGAGCGGGCCGCCAAGCCGCTTGCCGCTGCCCGGTCCGAGCGTACCCACGTCGTGCAGGACGGGCGCGCCGGCGACGAATGCGCTGTCGGTGAAGCGCGGCGGCGCGTGACAGGACGCGCAGCCCGCCTCCGCCGAGAAGAATATCTTCCGGCCATTGTCGCGGGACGCGATGAATGCAGGATCCTCGCGCCAGCGTGGGCTCTTTCCGAACGAGGCGAGCGAGCTGACGTAGGCGGCGATCGCGTCGAGGTCGGGCGACAGGCCGGCCTTTGGATCGCCGAGCGTCGTGTCGCGGGTGCCCGTGTGGAAGACGTCGTCCGGCAGAAAGCCCGTGCCTGCCATGGGGCCGCGGATGTCGTGCTCGAAATCCTGCACCTCGTCGAAATTGGCGCTCCAGTGCAGCGGCCCGTGCGCGGCGCCCCCTCGCCCGGCGAGCGGGGTCGTATTGCGCAGGCCTTCGCCCCGGTCGGTGAAATCCCAGGTGAGGTTGTCCCCTTCGCCGTCGAGGTGGCAGCTCGCGCAGGACAGATAGCTCGTCCGGCTCATGCGCGGGTCGCGGCTCATGTAAAAGAGCTGCTTTCCGAGGAGAACGTCGGGCGCGAGCGGCTCTTCACCGGCGGTGACGATCTCGGCGAGCGGCGGGCGCGGGCTCGACAGATCGCTCACGTCGTAGACGCGCACGGCGCGCGATAGAAATGCCTGCACCCATAGCCGCTTGCCGTCCGGGCTCGTCACGAGGCCCTGGGGAGCGTGCCCCACGCCGTCGATCGAGCCCGCCACGTCGAAGCTGAACGCGTCGCGCACCTCGACGCGCTCCGCCCCCTGGATGGCCACGTAGATCAGGCTGCCCTCGGGTGAGAATGCGGCGGCCGAGGCGAAATCGAGGTCGTCGAAGGCGTAGCGTCCGCCCGCGCGCTCGGACGGCGGCGACGTGGGCCCCCCGAGCTCGATTTCGGAGAGAATGGCGCGCGCGGTCGTCTCGAAGGTGAGCGGCTCGCCCGTCCGGAAGGAGCCGGAGACGATGTTGGCCTTGAGCGAAGGCAGAATGGCGCGCCCGCCGTCCGGCGAGGGGACCGCCTGCTCGAGGAAGCTCGGCACGCCGCTGTTGTTGGTGTCGCTGTCGAGCCCGATATCGGGCGGGAGCAGCAGGGTTTTTCCTTCCGCGAGCGCGGCGGGCTCGCGCGCGTCGACGATCGTCACCACGGCGCCGGCATCGCTCGCCCGCCACCGCGTGACGACGAGCGTGCCGTCGGCAATGGCCGCGATCCCGCGCGGATCGGGCCCGACGGGCAATCTCGAGATCACGGAGGCGGCGGCGCTGCTCACGGCGGCGGCCTCGCCCGCGCCGAAGAGCGTCACGAAAAACGCCCCTCCCCGCGGATCGGCCGTCACGCCGAAAGGCGCGCTCCCCGGCCCGAGGGGGACCGAGGCCCGCTGCGCCCCATCCTCCGCGTCGAGCAATCGCAGGGTCTCGTCCCCCTGACACGCGACCGCGACCGTATCGCCCTCGAGCGCGAGCGTGCGCGGCGATTTGCAGAGCGGAATCTCGGCGACCAGGGCCGGCGGATCCGCGGCGAGGATGGCCACGCTCCCCGAATCGGGATTGACCACCCAGACCCGGTCGCGCGCGGCATCGAAAACGATCGTGCTCGACGCCGTCGGCCTCGGCTCCGCGGGCTTTGGAACCACCACGAGGCCGCGAGAGGCCGACAGCTTGCGGCCCTCCGCCTGCACGGTGGCCGCGACGAGGCGCCGCCCGGGTTTCTGGTAAACGTGACAGGCGCGCGAAGCCCCCTCGGCCGCGGGCG includes:
- a CDS encoding DNA glycosylase AlkZ-like family protein, with amino-acid sequence MPSLTLSAAHARRFLVRRHLLAPPRSLPPRPESVLAVVERLGSLQFDPLEIPGARNHDLVLFARISGYHRSFCDGHLYAPRGERRLFEAYNKSLNILPAADLPYHRVSWERAAARYEKTILEKNAETVRSILQHLQEKGSLTTAAASKQFGTAIDWWWAATREGRAVLEALYACGVVGISRRDGNRRTYDLIERLFPAELLAQRVSQEASLRHRLLSRFRGVGLLGSVLSGELAYGTDKAAPRAAALAGLVADGTLVPAEVEGVRGLRYLLADERPLLEAARAEIKAPKVSFLAPLDPILWDRRLLRSLFGFDYTWEVYTPEEKRRFGHYVLPILFGDRLVGRIEPRLERREGRLDIAGIWFEEGFSPLEERAFVPAFAEALEAYRAFVGAERVRLPRTRFAAAVRAKR
- a CDS encoding KGG domain-containing protein is translated as MAAKEKKGSMTVEEAGRMGGEKVREERGSEFFSEIGQKGGEKVREERGSEFFSEIGQKGGEKVRDERGTEFYQEIGHKGGEKVKEERGPEFFSEIGHKGGQRVRELIEEGKAAEGGSNKKS
- a CDS encoding KGG domain-containing protein — protein: MAASQTKKGSMTVEEAGRMGGEKVRDERGTEFYQEIGHKGGQRVKELIEEGKQAEGGGSKKQGS